A single Flavobacteriales bacterium DNA region contains:
- a CDS encoding transposase has product MSKKRRKFSSGFKAKVVIEALQERQTLQELASKYELHSTQIVSWKKEFLENASEVFESKSTKEKGSEDTEKLYNKIGHMQMQIDFLKKVLGK; this is encoded by the coding sequence ATGAGCAAAAAGCGTAGAAAATTTAGTTCGGGATTTAAGGCCAAAGTGGTCATTGAAGCCCTTCAAGAACGTCAGACATTGCAAGAACTGGCCAGTAAGTATGAGCTGCATAGCACCCAGATTGTATCTTGGAAAAAGGAGTTTTTGGAGAATGCCTCGGAAGTATTTGAGTCAAAGTCGACCAAAGAAAAAGGGTCTGAAGACACCGAGAAATTGTACAACAAAATCGGTCATATGCAAATGCAGATTGATTTTTTAAAGAAAGTCTTGGGCAAATGA
- a CDS encoding gliding motility-associated C-terminal domain-containing protein yields the protein MRTLVVKSFLLTLIICSVTSNLFAQKEGNIWFFGDSAAVDFNSGVPIALVGSNMHTYEGCATACDENGKLLFYSNGEKIWNRNHVVMPNGVELGGNHSSTQSVLIVKKPYSKNIFYVFTTIDKGEQNGLRYSILDMSLQNGQGDVTSSKSISMQTPVCEKLTAIKHSNGRSFWIITHGFHSDEFFSYLLDSTGLDLNPVISKIGPIITGEYFNSFGYLKCSPNGEYLAMANNYTQTADLFKFSTSSGQVSQFLTTLDTFYNGSRIFPYGIEFSTNSRYLYVSDRDGPASHAVYQFDLGLQQIDLIRASSIEIAQNIGGAIQLGPDGKIYVARPQTHYLAVINRPNERGGLCGYQEDGVFLGTGKPLLGLPSYPNTIYNIKIESLNTCLNDTTTFIAHYALDPDSVLWNFDDIESGSNTSTLDSSIHTFSDTGTFNVKLIVYRGGSIDTVSHLVKIHEPPLAYIGGDTTMCFGEQLILQPQPLENYIWQDGTMAPSLIASQSGSYSIRLHGCNQVLSEINLAFKDCSCKLYFPNAFSPNDRPPNEVFKPTGSCLVTEYRLSIYNRWGELLFQTEDIESGWDGKYSGKDVQSGGYLWLSQYSVSLEDGRKRRLYDNGIITIVR from the coding sequence TTGAGAACACTAGTGGTTAAATCCTTTCTTTTGACTTTGATCATTTGCTCGGTAACTTCCAACTTATTTGCTCAAAAAGAGGGAAATATTTGGTTTTTTGGAGATAGTGCGGCAGTTGATTTTAACTCTGGAGTTCCTATTGCTTTGGTAGGTTCCAATATGCATACCTATGAAGGTTGTGCCACAGCTTGCGATGAAAATGGAAAACTTTTGTTTTATTCAAATGGCGAGAAAATATGGAATCGAAATCATGTTGTAATGCCTAATGGGGTAGAATTGGGTGGCAATCATAGTTCAACACAATCGGTATTAATCGTAAAAAAACCTTATTCTAAAAATATCTTTTATGTATTCACAACCATAGATAAAGGGGAACAAAACGGGCTTAGATATTCCATTCTGGACATGTCCCTACAAAATGGACAAGGGGATGTTACCTCTTCCAAAAGTATTTCCATGCAAACCCCTGTTTGCGAGAAATTAACCGCAATTAAACACTCAAATGGAAGAAGTTTTTGGATTATAACACATGGCTTTCATTCTGATGAGTTCTTTTCTTATTTATTGGACTCAACCGGATTAGATTTGAACCCTGTGATAAGTAAAATTGGTCCGATAATCACTGGAGAGTATTTCAATAGTTTTGGTTATCTCAAATGCTCACCTAATGGAGAGTATCTTGCAATGGCTAATAATTACACCCAAACAGCAGACCTTTTCAAATTCAGTACAAGTTCTGGTCAAGTAAGCCAATTTCTAACAACACTTGATACCTTTTATAATGGGTCAAGAATCTTTCCTTATGGTATTGAGTTCTCAACCAATAGCCGTTACCTTTATGTTTCGGATAGAGATGGCCCTGCGTCCCATGCAGTGTACCAATTCGACTTGGGATTACAGCAAATTGACTTGATTCGAGCATCAAGTATCGAAATTGCCCAAAATATCGGTGGGGCTATACAACTGGGTCCTGATGGTAAAATCTACGTTGCTCGGCCTCAAACCCATTACCTTGCAGTAATTAATCGACCAAATGAACGGGGCGGCCTTTGTGGTTATCAAGAAGACGGAGTGTTTCTGGGAACAGGAAAACCTCTTTTAGGTCTTCCGTCATACCCGAACACAATTTATAACATAAAAATCGAAAGCCTAAACACTTGTTTGAATGATACAACAACCTTTATTGCTCATTACGCACTTGATCCAGATTCAGTATTATGGAACTTTGACGATATTGAAAGTGGATCCAATACGTCAACCCTTGATTCATCAATCCACACATTCTCTGATACCGGTACTTTCAATGTAAAGTTAATAGTATACCGAGGCGGTAGTATTGATACTGTTAGTCATTTAGTAAAAATTCATGAACCCCCTTTGGCATACATTGGGGGAGATACCACCATGTGTTTTGGAGAGCAATTAATTTTACAACCGCAACCACTTGAAAATTACATCTGGCAAGATGGCACAATGGCTCCTAGCCTGATAGCATCTCAATCCGGCTCATATTCCATTAGGCTTCATGGTTGTAATCAGGTCTTATCAGAGATAAACTTGGCTTTCAAGGATTGCTCATGTAAATTGTATTTTCCAAATGCCTTTAGCCCCAACGACCGTCCTCCTAACGAGGTATTTAAACCAACCGGATCATGTCTTGTTACCGAATATCGACTTAGCATCTATAATCGATGGGGAGAACTCCTTTTCCAAACAGAAGACATTGAAAGTGGGTGGGATGGAAAATACTCGGGCAAAGACGTTCAATCTGGCGGTTATCTCTGGCTATCTCAATATTCTGTTTCATTGGAGGATGGGAGAAAGCGTCGGTTGTATGACAATGGGATAATTACTATTGTTCGCTAG
- a CDS encoding M4 family metallopeptidase yields MNNRFLLSSLILFWGGNLFAQNAFTARSQKDSSGKKATFAYSETRYGGSQNQINQIFVKPDSKYLIQFDNNQTVIQVSGKTENHAKAQIPSQSAMQFITSISNDLGIAASDKFTAVYSNVDELAISHTKVNRLINNIPVFCGEIIVHQYTDGNITAQGMLLPTPNENPAALVSAEIAIHSAESLVVENEHIAANSELWQFSAGKETVANLYYVNINGVLQKVFVVDYFPNHIHWWRVWVDAYSGKVLNAYEKTCSIDGPRTATATDLNGKSQTINTYQVGATYMLIDATKPMFNSGRGSIPNDPYGAIWTIDAKNTNGSSLSQITSSSNTWTDKSAVSAHYHAGLVYDYYKSVHNRNSINGNGGTMISVVNVTENGAGLDNAYWNGQAMFYGNGKTAFKPLAGSLDVAGHEITHGVISSTANLEYQGQSGAINESMADVFGVLIDRDDWRLGEDVVKTSVFPSGALRDVSNPHNGRTSLGQNGYQPMKMSEAYKGTDDNGGVHINSGIPNHAFYLIANTVGKNDAEKIYYRALTNYLTSSSNFLALRYAIVQAATDLFGANSTHVAKAKEAFDTVEIFDPNAGSTGGGTGSEEKDLPKNTGTENILSIDIDPFNSNTLYRSSTAGDNFKAFSQTDFLRKPSVLDDGSVCVFVADDNNIHSVDLKGTNGESVLTSDAFWSNVAVSRDGKRLAGVSTEIDSAIYVYDFTTKKWNKFTLYNPTFSGVSAGGVLYADAIEFDYSGEYILYDSRNLINSTSGTLDYWDIGIIRVWDNQSNNWGNGKVEKLFSQLPSDVSIGNPTYSKNSPYIIAFDYIDEFADDYALLALNTSSGKVSTVFDNVKLSFPNYSNDDAKIIFDAQSSGNDVIGIISMKTDKITPSGSASLLINDAKWGVWYANGTRSLFSSEKDLLSFAFPAVQGASKAVFSGTNINVTVPDSVDVKSLIPTFTHSPKSTVLVATEEQISGANAKNFTTTVVYTVKAEDGSTKNYNVIVTKEIVNIDDILSQNILVYPNPANEVLFVSGVNPFSKFDLIDTKGCMVKSGNMNKSQISLTDVSAGTYFLIIPQPQGLIRKLILIE; encoded by the coding sequence ATGAATAACCGTTTTTTACTCTCTTCGCTAATCCTTTTTTGGGGAGGAAATTTGTTTGCACAAAATGCATTTACCGCCCGCAGTCAGAAAGACTCATCGGGCAAAAAAGCAACTTTTGCATATTCAGAAACTCGTTATGGCGGCAGTCAAAATCAAATCAACCAAATCTTTGTAAAACCCGATTCAAAATATCTGATTCAATTTGACAATAATCAAACTGTTATTCAGGTTTCGGGAAAAACAGAAAACCACGCCAAGGCCCAAATTCCGTCTCAATCAGCCATGCAGTTTATTACTTCCATATCTAATGATTTGGGAATTGCAGCTTCTGATAAGTTCACTGCTGTTTATTCGAACGTTGATGAATTGGCCATTTCGCATACCAAGGTAAACCGTCTTATTAACAACATTCCGGTTTTTTGTGGTGAAATAATTGTTCATCAATATACGGATGGAAACATCACTGCTCAAGGCATGCTTTTGCCCACGCCTAATGAAAACCCAGCCGCCCTTGTTTCAGCAGAAATTGCTATTCATTCTGCCGAAAGTTTGGTTGTTGAAAACGAACATATAGCTGCCAACAGCGAACTTTGGCAATTCTCTGCCGGAAAAGAAACGGTGGCCAATCTGTATTACGTAAACATAAACGGTGTACTGCAAAAAGTTTTTGTGGTTGATTATTTCCCTAACCATATCCATTGGTGGCGTGTTTGGGTAGATGCCTATTCTGGAAAGGTGCTAAATGCTTATGAAAAAACCTGCTCCATTGACGGCCCAAGAACTGCCACAGCTACAGACTTGAACGGAAAAAGTCAAACCATAAACACCTATCAGGTGGGGGCAACATACATGTTGATTGACGCAACTAAACCTATGTTCAATTCTGGCAGAGGCAGCATACCCAATGACCCATACGGAGCCATTTGGACCATTGACGCAAAAAATACCAATGGCAGCAGTTTAAGCCAAATTACCTCAAGCAGCAATACTTGGACGGATAAATCGGCTGTTTCAGCCCATTATCATGCCGGTTTGGTTTATGATTATTACAAATCGGTTCACAACCGAAACTCTATCAACGGAAATGGTGGAACCATGATTTCGGTGGTTAATGTTACCGAAAACGGAGCAGGTTTGGACAATGCTTATTGGAACGGGCAGGCAATGTTTTATGGCAATGGCAAAACGGCGTTTAAACCCTTGGCCGGAAGTCTTGACGTGGCCGGACACGAAATAACGCATGGCGTAATTTCAAGTACCGCCAATTTGGAATATCAAGGGCAATCGGGAGCCATAAACGAGTCAATGGCCGATGTGTTTGGCGTTTTGATAGACCGTGATGATTGGCGATTGGGAGAAGACGTTGTTAAAACTTCTGTTTTTCCAAGCGGTGCTTTGCGAGATGTAAGCAATCCGCACAATGGCCGCACATCGTTGGGGCAGAATGGATATCAGCCCATGAAAATGTCGGAAGCCTACAAAGGCACCGATGACAATGGTGGTGTACACATCAACAGTGGCATTCCAAACCATGCATTTTATTTGATTGCAAATACCGTTGGCAAAAACGATGCTGAAAAAATCTATTACCGAGCATTAACCAATTACCTAACCTCCAGTTCCAACTTTTTAGCTTTGCGATATGCCATTGTTCAAGCTGCCACCGATCTTTTTGGAGCCAATAGCACACACGTTGCCAAAGCCAAAGAGGCATTTGACACCGTAGAGATATTTGACCCCAATGCGGGCAGCACTGGCGGCGGAACCGGAAGCGAGGAAAAAGATTTGCCAAAAAACACCGGAACCGAAAATATTTTGAGCATTGATATTGACCCATTTAATAGCAACACCTTGTACCGAAGTTCTACGGCTGGAGACAATTTTAAGGCTTTTAGTCAAACAGATTTTCTCAGAAAACCATCGGTGCTTGATGATGGAAGTGTTTGTGTTTTTGTGGCGGATGACAACAATATTCACTCCGTTGACTTGAAGGGAACAAATGGCGAAAGTGTTTTAACAAGCGATGCTTTTTGGAGCAACGTGGCCGTATCGAGAGATGGAAAACGACTGGCTGGTGTGAGCACCGAAATAGATTCTGCCATTTATGTATATGATTTTACAACTAAAAAGTGGAATAAATTTACCCTCTACAATCCAACGTTTTCGGGTGTGTCTGCGGGCGGGGTTTTGTATGCCGATGCTATTGAGTTTGATTATAGTGGCGAGTACATTTTATACGATTCCCGAAATTTGATAAACAGCACCAGCGGTACGTTAGATTATTGGGACATAGGTATTATAAGAGTTTGGGATAACCAAAGCAACAACTGGGGTAATGGTAAAGTAGAAAAATTGTTTAGCCAATTGCCCTCAGATGTCAGTATTGGCAACCCAACTTATTCTAAAAATTCACCCTACATCATTGCTTTTGACTATATTGATGAATTTGCAGACGATTATGCTCTATTGGCTCTAAACACCAGTTCAGGCAAGGTTTCTACCGTATTTGATAACGTTAAGTTGAGTTTTCCAAATTACTCAAACGATGATGCCAAAATCATTTTTGACGCACAATCGAGCGGCAATGATGTGATAGGAATCATTTCTATGAAAACGGATAAAATAACTCCATCTGGCTCTGCCTCTTTACTTATAAATGATGCTAAATGGGGAGTATGGTATGCCAACGGAACGCGTAGTTTGTTTAGCAGCGAAAAAGATTTGTTGAGTTTTGCATTTCCAGCAGTGCAGGGTGCTTCAAAGGCCGTTTTTAGTGGAACAAACATTAATGTAACAGTGCCGGACAGTGTGGACGTAAAAAGCCTTATTCCAACCTTTACTCACTCGCCTAAATCAACTGTTTTGGTGGCTACAGAAGAACAGATAAGCGGTGCAAATGCCAAGAATTTCACGACCACCGTGGTTTATACAGTAAAAGCGGAAGATGGTTCGACCAAAAATTACAATGTGATTGTGACCAAAGAGATAGTGAACATTGATGACATTCTTTCGCAAAACATACTGGTTTATCCAAATCCGGCAAATGAAGTGTTGTTCGTTTCCGGAGTAAATCCTTTCAGTAAGTTTGATTTAATCGATACTAAAGGTTGCATGGTAAAATCAGGCAATATGAATAAATCTCAAATTTCATTAACTGACGTATCAGCCGGAACTTATTTCTTGATTATCCCACAACCACAAGGTTTGATAAGAAAACTCATTTTGATAGAATAG
- a CDS encoding IS3 family transposase encodes MSLTEKRQRAVQTRSRLPLMERCKLMGINRSGVYYKPKITSALNEQLMRTIDQCFMAHPYYGVARMTTYLKEDLGYQINEKRVRRLYRQMRLKTIYAKPKTTLRDKANCHYPYLLGGLKVEHPNHVWQTDITYIPMFRGHMFMAAIIDVYSRKIVGWSLSNTMTAQWCADLLTDTIKLHGKPHIHNSDQGSQYTSEIYLNILKQNNIQISMDGKGRATDNIYIERFWRSLKQEKIYLNPPNGGLELYQQINQYIQFYNTKRRHSSIGNLTPLQKYFNPNKSEKVNYKYL; translated from the coding sequence ATGAGTTTGACAGAAAAACGGCAGCGAGCTGTACAAACGCGTTCAAGACTACCCTTAATGGAGCGTTGCAAATTAATGGGCATCAATAGATCTGGTGTTTATTACAAGCCCAAGATAACCAGTGCATTAAACGAGCAGTTGATGCGAACCATAGACCAATGTTTTATGGCACATCCATACTATGGTGTGGCTCGAATGACGACCTATCTCAAAGAAGACTTGGGTTATCAAATCAACGAAAAACGTGTTCGCAGACTATATCGTCAAATGCGTCTAAAAACCATTTATGCCAAGCCCAAAACCACCCTTAGAGACAAGGCAAACTGTCATTATCCCTATCTGCTTGGTGGACTCAAAGTAGAACACCCAAACCACGTTTGGCAAACAGATATAACGTATATTCCAATGTTTAGAGGCCATATGTTTATGGCAGCTATCATTGATGTGTATAGCAGAAAAATAGTGGGCTGGAGTCTGTCTAACACGATGACCGCACAGTGGTGTGCAGACTTGCTCACAGATACCATAAAACTACACGGAAAACCTCACATTCACAACTCCGATCAAGGCTCGCAATACACCAGCGAAATTTATCTAAACATTCTAAAACAAAACAACATACAAATCTCTATGGACGGCAAAGGAAGGGCTACAGACAACATTTACATCGAACGTTTTTGGCGTTCATTAAAGCAAGAAAAAATCTATCTAAACCCTCCCAACGGGGGCTTGGAATTATACCAACAAATCAACCAATACATCCAATTTTACAACACAAAAAGAAGGCATAGCTCTATAGGGAATTTAACCCCATTACAGAAATATTTTAACCCAAATAAATCAGAAAAAGTTAATTATAAGTACCTTTGA
- a CDS encoding tetratricopeptide repeat protein, with amino-acid sequence MRNFFLLFFLALNLVGFAQDTDEELAAQYFNNEEYDKAEILYQRLHKKNSESVYIYQNYLNCLLKLNNLSEAEKMVSRQVKKYPDKPLYVVDLGYLFKETGKTKEADELYENAISKAVSSLKRDASTVEVEQLAGALVKRDEYDFAKKALLEGRKASGYSILFSQNLMDIYKAKGQSEALVNECLDVLAEAPSDLERVKSNLVFLVDRDIKMDYLQEKAALYIQKHPQNTSFDDLLMWIFVQQKKFNSALRQAAAMDKRNKTDGRTLIELAETCLSNDEFEVAEKCFDKVLEFGNDGYYYLVAKAGKLETAYRRITTSQNFSEQDVNNLVGQYENMIATYGKDQHTAPSIKELSDIYIFYKHDAGKGIELLEGLLTIPYLPRNDLGEYKLALGDAYLIKGDIWEATLLYGQVDKEFKEDALGQEAKFRNARLSYFKGDFDWAKEQLDVLKTATSQLISNNAIELTLLIKDNTGLDSNTDAMKAFATSQLLLFQNKLDESLSILNKLPLAYPNHALEDEIYLAKAQIFFKQGLYEKAEEYYQNIINYFADDILADNALFALAKLYEHQLNNPEKAIEMYEKIIFNYPGSLFVVDARKRYNKLKSNIAPQ; translated from the coding sequence ATGCGAAATTTTTTTCTATTATTCTTTTTGGCTTTAAACCTTGTCGGTTTTGCACAAGACACCGATGAGGAGTTGGCTGCTCAATATTTTAACAACGAAGAATATGACAAAGCCGAAATACTGTATCAACGGCTTCACAAAAAAAACAGCGAATCGGTTTATATTTATCAAAACTACCTTAACTGTCTTTTAAAGCTAAACAACCTTTCGGAAGCTGAAAAAATGGTTTCGAGGCAGGTAAAAAAATATCCCGACAAACCCCTTTATGTGGTTGACTTGGGCTACCTATTTAAGGAAACCGGAAAAACAAAAGAGGCTGACGAATTGTATGAAAACGCCATTTCAAAAGCGGTTTCCTCTCTAAAAAGAGATGCCAGCACCGTAGAAGTTGAGCAACTTGCGGGTGCATTGGTAAAAAGAGATGAATATGATTTTGCCAAAAAAGCATTGCTGGAAGGACGAAAAGCAAGCGGATATTCTATCCTTTTTTCACAAAACTTAATGGACATTTACAAAGCCAAAGGCCAGTCGGAAGCGTTGGTAAACGAATGTTTGGATGTATTGGCCGAAGCACCTTCCGACTTGGAACGAGTCAAATCAAATCTCGTTTTTTTGGTTGACCGCGACATAAAAATGGACTATTTGCAAGAAAAAGCGGCTTTGTATATTCAAAAACACCCACAAAACACGTCGTTCGACGATTTGTTGATGTGGATTTTTGTTCAACAAAAGAAGTTTAACTCTGCCCTGCGGCAAGCAGCCGCCATGGATAAACGAAACAAAACGGATGGCAGAACGCTGATAGAACTTGCCGAAACCTGCCTTTCGAACGATGAGTTTGAGGTGGCCGAAAAATGTTTCGACAAGGTGCTGGAATTTGGCAATGATGGCTACTACTATCTTGTGGCAAAAGCAGGAAAACTTGAAACGGCCTATCGCAGAATAACAACCAGTCAAAACTTTTCGGAGCAGGATGTAAATAATCTTGTCGGTCAGTATGAAAACATGATTGCCACCTACGGAAAAGACCAGCACACGGCACCCAGCATTAAAGAATTGTCCGACATCTATATTTTTTACAAACACGATGCAGGCAAGGGCATTGAATTGCTCGAGGGGCTTTTGACTATTCCATATTTGCCTAGAAATGATTTGGGTGAGTACAAACTTGCCCTGGGCGATGCCTATTTGATTAAAGGAGATATTTGGGAAGCCACGTTGCTGTATGGCCAAGTGGATAAAGAATTTAAAGAGGATGCACTTGGGCAGGAGGCAAAGTTTAGAAATGCCCGATTGAGTTATTTTAAGGGAGATTTTGACTGGGCAAAAGAACAATTAGACGTGCTAAAAACGGCCACATCACAACTTATTTCAAACAATGCCATTGAGCTGACATTGCTTATTAAAGACAACACCGGACTGGACAGCAACACCGATGCAATGAAGGCATTTGCCACCTCTCAACTGTTGCTTTTTCAAAACAAATTAGATGAAAGCCTTTCTATACTCAACAAACTTCCGCTGGCCTATCCAAACCATGCCTTAGAGGATGAAATATACCTTGCAAAGGCACAAATTTTCTTTAAGCAAGGATTGTATGAAAAAGCGGAAGAATATTACCAAAACATCATTAACTATTTTGCTGATGATATTTTGGCCGACAACGCACTTTTTGCATTGGCCAAGCTATACGAACACCAGTTGAACAATCCGGAAAAAGCCATTGAAATGTACGAAAAAATCATTTTTAACTACCCGGGAAGTTTATTTGTGGTAGATGCCCGAAAACGCTACAACAAACTAAAATCAAACATTGCACCACAGTAA
- a CDS encoding SH3 domain-containing protein has protein sequence MGLFDAFKKKVEEKSEEINPLYGAMQNAGFNIHNMQVQNNGGNVTVTGSVEDGAILEKVNAFLSSQPSVSNVFNNIEVADISSQGIKCKVATKSSNLNVRAGASTEDEIVGKFAKDSELLLVKRVNSSWNIVRGTGIDGNPVEGYCHTDYMEMV, from the coding sequence ATGGGATTATTTGATGCATTCAAAAAGAAAGTAGAAGAAAAAAGCGAGGAAATAAATCCGCTTTACGGAGCCATGCAAAATGCAGGCTTCAATATTCACAATATGCAAGTTCAAAACAACGGTGGCAATGTAACTGTTACGGGCAGCGTTGAAGATGGGGCGATTCTTGAAAAAGTAAATGCTTTTTTGAGTTCTCAACCATCGGTTAGCAATGTGTTTAACAACATCGAAGTAGCCGATATTAGCTCACAAGGTATAAAATGCAAAGTGGCAACCAAATCGAGCAACTTGAATGTGCGTGCAGGGGCAAGCACAGAAGATGAAATTGTCGGAAAATTTGCCAAAGACAGCGAGTTGCTTTTGGTGAAACGAGTAAATAGCTCTTGGAACATAGTTAGAGGCACGGGCATTGATGGAAATCCGGTGGAAGGCTATTGCCACACCGACTATATGGAGATGGTTTAA